One Aegilops tauschii subsp. strangulata cultivar AL8/78 chromosome 7, Aet v6.0, whole genome shotgun sequence genomic window carries:
- the LOC109785127 gene encoding putative acyl-activating enzyme 19 isoform X1: MAAAAAASAEADEPCCISHAFDRAARRDPARLAVVHAGDGRRRFACGDLLSAVSSLSRRIAAALPRPSTDHPGDEGSPGCLDRHGGGADATPRVVGVYASPSVEYVVAVLAVLRCAEAFLPLDPSWPEDRVRSAVSASNAALVVSAGVSHEDDVLKGSSCPVLQFNGDIRCRQGSDDVEAGVGGDELVWPCERERLRDFCYVMFTSGSTGRPKGVCGMEKGLLNRFLWMQRRNPLCSDDVLLFKTSVSFVDHLQEFLSAVLTSTTLVIPPIDWRANPTSLANLIKAYRISRMTIVPSLMEIILPTLEKNISCVYNSLKILVFSGEILSLVLWKRVREILPETTIINLYGTTEVSGDCTFFDCKDLPGILEREEITSVPIGFPIANCEVFLVTHAGIADEGEICVSGACLFNGYLAEFLSSNHTEGSVISTYYKTGDYARRLKAGELVFLGRKDRTVKIYGQRFSLEEVESTLKEHPAVSDAALTFQSKGSPDYKAYLVFKNKDGIVKDSLQYREVNSSQDIMASIRSWLIKKVPPAMIPSFFLHVKSLPLTSSGKVDYVKLSSLECASEPCGIAQIKSGSGLVNPYLQVIKKAFCDALLVDEVSEFDDFFTLGGNSISAAHAAHKLEIDMRLLYIYPTPSKLLDALIVDHSNLVSPTDEPQPKKGLDVSTSVHGLFDPIAANADDGYHGGKARINGKRAHYQIAGSYGNETDGQLNKYPFSPDDRCQVNDLYLDTCLMDRNSVMGSQWILNFCLHKKWSIGRCNRFMHDDEGKLQLEGVCSYVSYNKRGYLQELWNIPLDSCVDASPLLVLNNGMINIFIGSHSHLFLCIDGCNGSVRWSVKLEGRVECSAAITGDFSEVVVGCYKGKIYFHDMLTGKLSWTVQTDGEVKMQPVVDRTRSLIWCGSYDHHLYALNYKDRCCAYKVSCGGSIYGSPAVDMAHDRIYVACTSGLVTAISLEVPSFRIVWQYEAGAAIFSSLAIDHQSGNVVCCLVNGLVIALNSHGTVVWKATVGGPIFAGACVSSALPSQVLISSRDGSLYSFDITSGDLLWSYDVGDPITASAFVDEVLASTPSGSPERFACICTSSGKVRVLGIRADAEQEKVGYSVQEFAAMDLPGDIFSSPLMVGGHIFVGCRDDRLHCLSITNPFN; the protein is encoded by the exons atggcggcggcggcggcggcttcggcggAGGCGGATGAGCCGTGCTGCATCTCGCACGCCTTCGACCGAGCCGCGCGCCGGGACCCCGCCCGACTCGCCGTCGTCCACGCGGGCGACGGCAGGCGCCGCTTCGCCTGCGGCGACCTCCTATCCGCCGTCTCCTCGCTCTCCCGCCGCATTGCCGCCGCGCTTCCTCGCCCTTCCACCGACCACCCCGGCGACGAAGGGTCCCCAG GCTGCTTGGATCGACACGGGGGAGGCGCCGACGCGACGCCTAGGGTGGTGGGGGTGTACGCCTCGCCATCGGTGGAGTATGTCGTCGCCGTCCTCGCCGTGCTAAGGTGCGCGGAGGCGTTCCTGCCGCTGGACCCCTCGTGGCCGGAGGACAGGGTCCGGTCAGCTGTCTCTGCCTCTAATGCGGCGCTAGTCGTATCGGCAGGGGTTTCGCATGAAGACGATGTTCTTAAGGGAAGCTCTTGCCCTGTTCTGCAATTCAACGGTGACATCCGATGCCGGCAAGGGTCCGATGATGTAGAGGCCGGGGTAGGTGGAGATGAGCTTGTTTGGCCGTGCGAGCGTGAGAGGCTGCGGGACTTCTGCTATGTGATGTTCACGTCCGGTTCTACTGGAAGACCCAAAGGCGTTTGTGGAATGGagaaag GTCTTCTGAATCGCTTTTTGTGGATGCAAAGAAGGAATCCTTTGTGTTCTGACGATGTGCTGTTGTTTAAGACATCTGTCAGCTTTGTTGACCATCTTCAGGAATTTCTTTCTGCTGTGTTGACTAGCACAACACTGGTCATTCCCCCCATTGATTGGAGAGCTAATCCAACATCGTTGGCTAACTTGATTAAG GCATATCGTATATCAAGGATGACTATAGTTCCGTCGCTGATGGAGATAATACTACCTACCCTGGAGAAAAATATTTCATGTGTATATAACTCTCTTAAGATCTTGGTATTTAGTGGGGAGATTCTGTCCTTAGTGCTGTGGAAGAGAGTTCGTGAAATTCTGCCAGAGACTACTATCATAAATTTGTATGGAACAACAGAG GTTTCTGGTGATTGTACATTCTTTGATTGCAAAGATCTGCCTGGAATTTTAGAGCGTGAAGAAATAACCAGTGTACCGATTGGATTTCCTATTGCAAATTGTGAAGTTTTTCTTGTGACACATGCTGGGATAGCAGATGAAGGTGAAATTTGTGTCAGTGGAGCATGTTTATTCAATGGTTACTTAGCAGAGTTTCTGAGCAGTAACCACACTGAAGGCAGTGTAATTTCAACATACTACAAAACGGGTGACTACGCTCGACGGTTGAAAGCTGGTGAACTTGTTTTCCTTGGGAGAAAGGACCGCACCGTAAAAATTTATGGGCAGCGTTTTTCACTAGAAGAGGTAGAATCCACCTTAAAGGAACATCCTGCTGTCAGTGATGCTGCACTTACTTTCCAAAGTAAAGGGTCTCCAGATTATAAGGCATACCTGGTGTTTAAGAATAAGGATGGAATTGTGAAAGACAGCCTGCAGTATAGAGAAGTAAATTCTTCTCAAGATATCATGGCATCAATTCGAAGTTGGCTCATCAAGAAGGTTCCACCAGCTATGATTCCAAGCTTCTTTCTCCACGTGAAGTCCTTACCTTTGACTTCTTCAGGAAAGGTTGACTATGTCAAGTTATCAAGTTTGGAGTGTGCATCGGAACCATGTGGAATTGCGCAAATTAAGTCTGGAAGTGGTCTAGTTAATCCATATTTACAAGTTATTAAaaag GCATTTTGTGACGCCCTGCTTGTTGATGAAGTTTCCGAGTTTGATGATTTTTTCACCTTGGGTGGTAACTCAATTTCTGCCGCACATGCAGCCCACAAGTTGGAGATTGACATGAGACTGCTTTATATCTATCCAACCCCTTCTAAGCTTTTGGACGCTTTAATTGTGGATCATAGTAATTTGGTTTCTCCTACTGATGAGCCTCAGCCTAAGAAAGGCCTGGACGTATCTACAAGCGTACATGGACTATTTGACCCGATTGCTGCAAATGCGGATGATGGTTATCATGGAGGCAAAGCACGGATAAATGGAAAGCGTGCACATTATCAAATTGCAGGGAGTTATGGAAATGAAACAGATGGCCAGCTTAACAAATATCCATTCTCTCCTGATGACAGATGCCAGGTAAACGATCTCTACTTGGATACATGCTTGATGGACAGAAACAGTGTCATGGGGAGTCAGTGGATCCTGAACTTTTGTTTACACAAGAAGTGGTCTATTGGACGTTGCAACAGATTTATGCATGACGATGAAGGGAAGCTGCAACTTGAAGGTGTTTGCTCATATGTTTCATACAACAAAAGAGGTTATCTTCAGGAACTTTGGAACATTCCTTTGGATTCATGTGTTGATGCCTCACCTTTGCTTGTCCTGAACAATGGGATGATAAACATATTTATTGGGTCCCATTCACATTTATTTCTCTGCATCGATGGTTGCAA TGGTTCAGTGAGGTGGAGTGTCAAATTGGAAGGACGTGTGGAGTGTTCTGCTGCTATTACTGGTGATTTTTCAGAG GTTGTGGTTGGATGTTATAAAGGGAAAATTTACTTTCATGATATGTTGACTGGTAAACTATCTTGGACAGTTCAAACAGATGGAGAG GTAAAAATGCAACCAGTTGTTGACAGGACAAGGAGTTTAATATG GTGTGGCTCTTATGATCATCATTTATATGCACTAAATTACAAAGATCGTTGCTGCGCTTACAAAGTATCTTGTGGTGGAAGCATCTATGGTTCTCCTGCTGTGGACATG GCACACGACAGGATCTATGTTGCATGCACGAGTGGCCTTGTAACTGCAATATCCCTTGAG GTTCCATCATTCAGAATAGTTTGGCAATATGAAGCTGGGGCAGCAATTTTCAGTTCTCTTGCCATTGATCATCAAAGTGGAAATG TTGTTTGTTGCTTGGTGAACGGTCTGGTGATCGCATTGAACTCACATGGCACTGTTGTCTGGAAG GCAACTGTTGGTGGTCCCATTTTTGCTGGTGCATGTGTGTCATCTGCCCTTCCTTCTCAG GTGCTGATATCTTCCCGTGATGGAAGTTTATACTCTTTTGATATT ACATCCGGTGATCTTCTTTGGTCATATGACGTCGGCGACCCAATTACTGCATCTGCTTTTGTTGATGAAGTGTTAGCATCAACGCCATCTGGATCACCAGAGAG ATTTGCTTGTATCTGCACAAGTTCTGGGAAGGTCCGTGTCCTTGGGATTAGAGCTGATGCTGAGCAGGAGAAAGTTGGTTACTCTGTGCAAGAGTTTGCAGCCATGGATCTTCCTGGGGACATCTTCTCGTCACCCTTGATGGTGGGCGGGCACATCTTTGTTGGCTGCAGAGATGATCGGCTACATTGTCTCTCAATCACTAATCCATTTAACTGA
- the LOC109785127 gene encoding putative acyl-activating enzyme 19 isoform X2 — protein sequence MAAAAAASAEADEPCCISHAFDRAARRDPARLAVVHAGDGRRRFACGDLLSAVSSLSRRIAAALPRPSTDHPGDEGSPGCLDRHGGGADATPRVVGVYASPSVEYVVAVLAVLRCAEAFLPLDPSWPEDRVRSAVSASNAALVVSAGVSHEDDVLKGSSCPVLQFNGDIRCRQGSDDVEAGVGGDELVWPCERERLRDFCYVMFTSGSTGRPKGVCGMEKGLLNRFLWMQRRNPLCSDDVLLFKTSVSFVDHLQEFLSAVLTSTTLVIPPIDWRANPTSLANLIKAYRISRMTIVPSLMEIILPTLEKNISCVYNSLKILVFSGEILSLVLWKRVREILPETTIINLYGTTEVSGDCTFFDCKDLPGILEREEITSVPIGFPIANCEVFLVTHAGIADEGEICVSGACLFNGYLAEFLSSNHTEGSVISTYYKTGDYARRLKAGELVFLGRKDRTVKIYGQRFSLEEVESTLKEHPAVSDAALTFQSKGSPDYKAYLVFKNKDGIVKDSLQYREVNSSQDIMASIRSWLIKKVPPAMIPSFFLHVKSLPLTSSGKVDYVKLSSLECASEPCGIAQIKSGSGLVNPYLQVIKKAFCDALLVDEVSEFDDFFTLGGNSISAAHAAHKLEIDMRLLYIYPTPSKLLDALIVDHSNLVSPTDEPQPKKGLDVSTSVHGLFDPIAANADDGYHGGKARINGKRAHYQIAGSYGNETDGQLNKYPFSPDDRCQVNDLYLDTCLMDRNSVMGSQWILNFCLHKKWSIGRCNRFMHDDEGKLQLEGVCSYVSYNKRGYLQELWNIPLDSCVDASPLLVLNNGMINIFIGSHSHLFLCIDGCNGSVRWSVKLEGRVECSAAITGDFSEVVVGCYKGKIYFHDMLTGKLSWTVQTDGEVKMQPVVDRTRSLIWCGSYDHHLYALNYKDRCCAYKVSCGGSIYGSPAVDMAHDRIYVACTSGLVTAISLEVPSFRIVWQYEAGAAIFSSLAIDHQSGNVVCCLVNGLVIALNSHGTVVWKATVGGPIFAGACVSSALPSQTSGDLLWSYDVGDPITASAFVDEVLASTPSGSPERFACICTSSGKVRVLGIRADAEQEKVGYSVQEFAAMDLPGDIFSSPLMVGGHIFVGCRDDRLHCLSITNPFN from the exons atggcggcggcggcggcggcttcggcggAGGCGGATGAGCCGTGCTGCATCTCGCACGCCTTCGACCGAGCCGCGCGCCGGGACCCCGCCCGACTCGCCGTCGTCCACGCGGGCGACGGCAGGCGCCGCTTCGCCTGCGGCGACCTCCTATCCGCCGTCTCCTCGCTCTCCCGCCGCATTGCCGCCGCGCTTCCTCGCCCTTCCACCGACCACCCCGGCGACGAAGGGTCCCCAG GCTGCTTGGATCGACACGGGGGAGGCGCCGACGCGACGCCTAGGGTGGTGGGGGTGTACGCCTCGCCATCGGTGGAGTATGTCGTCGCCGTCCTCGCCGTGCTAAGGTGCGCGGAGGCGTTCCTGCCGCTGGACCCCTCGTGGCCGGAGGACAGGGTCCGGTCAGCTGTCTCTGCCTCTAATGCGGCGCTAGTCGTATCGGCAGGGGTTTCGCATGAAGACGATGTTCTTAAGGGAAGCTCTTGCCCTGTTCTGCAATTCAACGGTGACATCCGATGCCGGCAAGGGTCCGATGATGTAGAGGCCGGGGTAGGTGGAGATGAGCTTGTTTGGCCGTGCGAGCGTGAGAGGCTGCGGGACTTCTGCTATGTGATGTTCACGTCCGGTTCTACTGGAAGACCCAAAGGCGTTTGTGGAATGGagaaag GTCTTCTGAATCGCTTTTTGTGGATGCAAAGAAGGAATCCTTTGTGTTCTGACGATGTGCTGTTGTTTAAGACATCTGTCAGCTTTGTTGACCATCTTCAGGAATTTCTTTCTGCTGTGTTGACTAGCACAACACTGGTCATTCCCCCCATTGATTGGAGAGCTAATCCAACATCGTTGGCTAACTTGATTAAG GCATATCGTATATCAAGGATGACTATAGTTCCGTCGCTGATGGAGATAATACTACCTACCCTGGAGAAAAATATTTCATGTGTATATAACTCTCTTAAGATCTTGGTATTTAGTGGGGAGATTCTGTCCTTAGTGCTGTGGAAGAGAGTTCGTGAAATTCTGCCAGAGACTACTATCATAAATTTGTATGGAACAACAGAG GTTTCTGGTGATTGTACATTCTTTGATTGCAAAGATCTGCCTGGAATTTTAGAGCGTGAAGAAATAACCAGTGTACCGATTGGATTTCCTATTGCAAATTGTGAAGTTTTTCTTGTGACACATGCTGGGATAGCAGATGAAGGTGAAATTTGTGTCAGTGGAGCATGTTTATTCAATGGTTACTTAGCAGAGTTTCTGAGCAGTAACCACACTGAAGGCAGTGTAATTTCAACATACTACAAAACGGGTGACTACGCTCGACGGTTGAAAGCTGGTGAACTTGTTTTCCTTGGGAGAAAGGACCGCACCGTAAAAATTTATGGGCAGCGTTTTTCACTAGAAGAGGTAGAATCCACCTTAAAGGAACATCCTGCTGTCAGTGATGCTGCACTTACTTTCCAAAGTAAAGGGTCTCCAGATTATAAGGCATACCTGGTGTTTAAGAATAAGGATGGAATTGTGAAAGACAGCCTGCAGTATAGAGAAGTAAATTCTTCTCAAGATATCATGGCATCAATTCGAAGTTGGCTCATCAAGAAGGTTCCACCAGCTATGATTCCAAGCTTCTTTCTCCACGTGAAGTCCTTACCTTTGACTTCTTCAGGAAAGGTTGACTATGTCAAGTTATCAAGTTTGGAGTGTGCATCGGAACCATGTGGAATTGCGCAAATTAAGTCTGGAAGTGGTCTAGTTAATCCATATTTACAAGTTATTAAaaag GCATTTTGTGACGCCCTGCTTGTTGATGAAGTTTCCGAGTTTGATGATTTTTTCACCTTGGGTGGTAACTCAATTTCTGCCGCACATGCAGCCCACAAGTTGGAGATTGACATGAGACTGCTTTATATCTATCCAACCCCTTCTAAGCTTTTGGACGCTTTAATTGTGGATCATAGTAATTTGGTTTCTCCTACTGATGAGCCTCAGCCTAAGAAAGGCCTGGACGTATCTACAAGCGTACATGGACTATTTGACCCGATTGCTGCAAATGCGGATGATGGTTATCATGGAGGCAAAGCACGGATAAATGGAAAGCGTGCACATTATCAAATTGCAGGGAGTTATGGAAATGAAACAGATGGCCAGCTTAACAAATATCCATTCTCTCCTGATGACAGATGCCAGGTAAACGATCTCTACTTGGATACATGCTTGATGGACAGAAACAGTGTCATGGGGAGTCAGTGGATCCTGAACTTTTGTTTACACAAGAAGTGGTCTATTGGACGTTGCAACAGATTTATGCATGACGATGAAGGGAAGCTGCAACTTGAAGGTGTTTGCTCATATGTTTCATACAACAAAAGAGGTTATCTTCAGGAACTTTGGAACATTCCTTTGGATTCATGTGTTGATGCCTCACCTTTGCTTGTCCTGAACAATGGGATGATAAACATATTTATTGGGTCCCATTCACATTTATTTCTCTGCATCGATGGTTGCAA TGGTTCAGTGAGGTGGAGTGTCAAATTGGAAGGACGTGTGGAGTGTTCTGCTGCTATTACTGGTGATTTTTCAGAG GTTGTGGTTGGATGTTATAAAGGGAAAATTTACTTTCATGATATGTTGACTGGTAAACTATCTTGGACAGTTCAAACAGATGGAGAG GTAAAAATGCAACCAGTTGTTGACAGGACAAGGAGTTTAATATG GTGTGGCTCTTATGATCATCATTTATATGCACTAAATTACAAAGATCGTTGCTGCGCTTACAAAGTATCTTGTGGTGGAAGCATCTATGGTTCTCCTGCTGTGGACATG GCACACGACAGGATCTATGTTGCATGCACGAGTGGCCTTGTAACTGCAATATCCCTTGAG GTTCCATCATTCAGAATAGTTTGGCAATATGAAGCTGGGGCAGCAATTTTCAGTTCTCTTGCCATTGATCATCAAAGTGGAAATG TTGTTTGTTGCTTGGTGAACGGTCTGGTGATCGCATTGAACTCACATGGCACTGTTGTCTGGAAG GCAACTGTTGGTGGTCCCATTTTTGCTGGTGCATGTGTGTCATCTGCCCTTCCTTCTCAG ACATCCGGTGATCTTCTTTGGTCATATGACGTCGGCGACCCAATTACTGCATCTGCTTTTGTTGATGAAGTGTTAGCATCAACGCCATCTGGATCACCAGAGAG ATTTGCTTGTATCTGCACAAGTTCTGGGAAGGTCCGTGTCCTTGGGATTAGAGCTGATGCTGAGCAGGAGAAAGTTGGTTACTCTGTGCAAGAGTTTGCAGCCATGGATCTTCCTGGGGACATCTTCTCGTCACCCTTGATGGTGGGCGGGCACATCTTTGTTGGCTGCAGAGATGATCGGCTACATTGTCTCTCAATCACTAATCCATTTAACTGA
- the LOC109785127 gene encoding putative acyl-activating enzyme 19 isoform X3, with protein sequence MFTSGSTGRPKGVCGMEKGLLNRFLWMQRRNPLCSDDVLLFKTSVSFVDHLQEFLSAVLTSTTLVIPPIDWRANPTSLANLIKAYRISRMTIVPSLMEIILPTLEKNISCVYNSLKILVFSGEILSLVLWKRVREILPETTIINLYGTTEVSGDCTFFDCKDLPGILEREEITSVPIGFPIANCEVFLVTHAGIADEGEICVSGACLFNGYLAEFLSSNHTEGSVISTYYKTGDYARRLKAGELVFLGRKDRTVKIYGQRFSLEEVESTLKEHPAVSDAALTFQSKGSPDYKAYLVFKNKDGIVKDSLQYREVNSSQDIMASIRSWLIKKVPPAMIPSFFLHVKSLPLTSSGKVDYVKLSSLECASEPCGIAQIKSGSGLVNPYLQVIKKAFCDALLVDEVSEFDDFFTLGGNSISAAHAAHKLEIDMRLLYIYPTPSKLLDALIVDHSNLVSPTDEPQPKKGLDVSTSVHGLFDPIAANADDGYHGGKARINGKRAHYQIAGSYGNETDGQLNKYPFSPDDRCQVNDLYLDTCLMDRNSVMGSQWILNFCLHKKWSIGRCNRFMHDDEGKLQLEGVCSYVSYNKRGYLQELWNIPLDSCVDASPLLVLNNGMINIFIGSHSHLFLCIDGCNGSVRWSVKLEGRVECSAAITGDFSEVVVGCYKGKIYFHDMLTGKLSWTVQTDGEVKMQPVVDRTRSLIWCGSYDHHLYALNYKDRCCAYKVSCGGSIYGSPAVDMAHDRIYVACTSGLVTAISLEVPSFRIVWQYEAGAAIFSSLAIDHQSGNVVCCLVNGLVIALNSHGTVVWKATVGGPIFAGACVSSALPSQVLISSRDGSLYSFDITSGDLLWSYDVGDPITASAFVDEVLASTPSGSPERFACICTSSGKVRVLGIRADAEQEKVGYSVQEFAAMDLPGDIFSSPLMVGGHIFVGCRDDRLHCLSITNPFN encoded by the exons ATGTTCACGTCCGGTTCTACTGGAAGACCCAAAGGCGTTTGTGGAATGGagaaag GTCTTCTGAATCGCTTTTTGTGGATGCAAAGAAGGAATCCTTTGTGTTCTGACGATGTGCTGTTGTTTAAGACATCTGTCAGCTTTGTTGACCATCTTCAGGAATTTCTTTCTGCTGTGTTGACTAGCACAACACTGGTCATTCCCCCCATTGATTGGAGAGCTAATCCAACATCGTTGGCTAACTTGATTAAG GCATATCGTATATCAAGGATGACTATAGTTCCGTCGCTGATGGAGATAATACTACCTACCCTGGAGAAAAATATTTCATGTGTATATAACTCTCTTAAGATCTTGGTATTTAGTGGGGAGATTCTGTCCTTAGTGCTGTGGAAGAGAGTTCGTGAAATTCTGCCAGAGACTACTATCATAAATTTGTATGGAACAACAGAG GTTTCTGGTGATTGTACATTCTTTGATTGCAAAGATCTGCCTGGAATTTTAGAGCGTGAAGAAATAACCAGTGTACCGATTGGATTTCCTATTGCAAATTGTGAAGTTTTTCTTGTGACACATGCTGGGATAGCAGATGAAGGTGAAATTTGTGTCAGTGGAGCATGTTTATTCAATGGTTACTTAGCAGAGTTTCTGAGCAGTAACCACACTGAAGGCAGTGTAATTTCAACATACTACAAAACGGGTGACTACGCTCGACGGTTGAAAGCTGGTGAACTTGTTTTCCTTGGGAGAAAGGACCGCACCGTAAAAATTTATGGGCAGCGTTTTTCACTAGAAGAGGTAGAATCCACCTTAAAGGAACATCCTGCTGTCAGTGATGCTGCACTTACTTTCCAAAGTAAAGGGTCTCCAGATTATAAGGCATACCTGGTGTTTAAGAATAAGGATGGAATTGTGAAAGACAGCCTGCAGTATAGAGAAGTAAATTCTTCTCAAGATATCATGGCATCAATTCGAAGTTGGCTCATCAAGAAGGTTCCACCAGCTATGATTCCAAGCTTCTTTCTCCACGTGAAGTCCTTACCTTTGACTTCTTCAGGAAAGGTTGACTATGTCAAGTTATCAAGTTTGGAGTGTGCATCGGAACCATGTGGAATTGCGCAAATTAAGTCTGGAAGTGGTCTAGTTAATCCATATTTACAAGTTATTAAaaag GCATTTTGTGACGCCCTGCTTGTTGATGAAGTTTCCGAGTTTGATGATTTTTTCACCTTGGGTGGTAACTCAATTTCTGCCGCACATGCAGCCCACAAGTTGGAGATTGACATGAGACTGCTTTATATCTATCCAACCCCTTCTAAGCTTTTGGACGCTTTAATTGTGGATCATAGTAATTTGGTTTCTCCTACTGATGAGCCTCAGCCTAAGAAAGGCCTGGACGTATCTACAAGCGTACATGGACTATTTGACCCGATTGCTGCAAATGCGGATGATGGTTATCATGGAGGCAAAGCACGGATAAATGGAAAGCGTGCACATTATCAAATTGCAGGGAGTTATGGAAATGAAACAGATGGCCAGCTTAACAAATATCCATTCTCTCCTGATGACAGATGCCAGGTAAACGATCTCTACTTGGATACATGCTTGATGGACAGAAACAGTGTCATGGGGAGTCAGTGGATCCTGAACTTTTGTTTACACAAGAAGTGGTCTATTGGACGTTGCAACAGATTTATGCATGACGATGAAGGGAAGCTGCAACTTGAAGGTGTTTGCTCATATGTTTCATACAACAAAAGAGGTTATCTTCAGGAACTTTGGAACATTCCTTTGGATTCATGTGTTGATGCCTCACCTTTGCTTGTCCTGAACAATGGGATGATAAACATATTTATTGGGTCCCATTCACATTTATTTCTCTGCATCGATGGTTGCAA TGGTTCAGTGAGGTGGAGTGTCAAATTGGAAGGACGTGTGGAGTGTTCTGCTGCTATTACTGGTGATTTTTCAGAG GTTGTGGTTGGATGTTATAAAGGGAAAATTTACTTTCATGATATGTTGACTGGTAAACTATCTTGGACAGTTCAAACAGATGGAGAG GTAAAAATGCAACCAGTTGTTGACAGGACAAGGAGTTTAATATG GTGTGGCTCTTATGATCATCATTTATATGCACTAAATTACAAAGATCGTTGCTGCGCTTACAAAGTATCTTGTGGTGGAAGCATCTATGGTTCTCCTGCTGTGGACATG GCACACGACAGGATCTATGTTGCATGCACGAGTGGCCTTGTAACTGCAATATCCCTTGAG GTTCCATCATTCAGAATAGTTTGGCAATATGAAGCTGGGGCAGCAATTTTCAGTTCTCTTGCCATTGATCATCAAAGTGGAAATG TTGTTTGTTGCTTGGTGAACGGTCTGGTGATCGCATTGAACTCACATGGCACTGTTGTCTGGAAG GCAACTGTTGGTGGTCCCATTTTTGCTGGTGCATGTGTGTCATCTGCCCTTCCTTCTCAG GTGCTGATATCTTCCCGTGATGGAAGTTTATACTCTTTTGATATT ACATCCGGTGATCTTCTTTGGTCATATGACGTCGGCGACCCAATTACTGCATCTGCTTTTGTTGATGAAGTGTTAGCATCAACGCCATCTGGATCACCAGAGAG ATTTGCTTGTATCTGCACAAGTTCTGGGAAGGTCCGTGTCCTTGGGATTAGAGCTGATGCTGAGCAGGAGAAAGTTGGTTACTCTGTGCAAGAGTTTGCAGCCATGGATCTTCCTGGGGACATCTTCTCGTCACCCTTGATGGTGGGCGGGCACATCTTTGTTGGCTGCAGAGATGATCGGCTACATTGTCTCTCAATCACTAATCCATTTAACTGA